A genomic region of Homalodisca vitripennis isolate AUS2020 chromosome 5, UT_GWSS_2.1, whole genome shotgun sequence contains the following coding sequences:
- the LOC124363182 gene encoding uncharacterized protein LOC124363182 — MLVLCTNHKLGVAFVDPTVGLDEKNYNDLVFSVIRSMDPYWNVGLVRELAVEIVKACPDLVAPTFKHLGIQGSFQPEVSISFVNTCQFAQQVVDSLVPERSLTTTGTPDHLTHLTTRVVFNMNVVNCVRAGLSSIHPTLRLLTVSLLNSVFLAVPRFVNFVKSHFSSNPRTSLSTTRV; from the exons ATGCTTGTGCTATGTACCAATCACAAGCTGGGGGTGGCTTTTGTGGATCCTACCGTAGGTCTCGATGAGAAAAACTACAACGACCTTGTGTTTTCTGTTATAAGG TCAATGGACCCCTACTGGAACGTCGGCCTGGTACGAGAGCTCGCGGTGGAGATTGTGAAAGCTTGTCCTGATCTGGTGGCTCCGACGTTCAAGCACTTGGGCATCCAGGGCTCCTTCCAGCCTGAAGTGTCCATTTCATTTGTCAACACATGTCAATTTGCTCAACag GTTGTAGATAGCTTGGTGCCAGAAAGAAGTCTTACCACTACTGGCACCCCAGACCACCTGACTCACCTGACCACCCGGGTGGTGTTCAACATGAATGTGGTCAACTGTGTGCGAGCTGGCCTGTCGTCCATCCATCCCACGCTCCGTCTGCTGACTGTCTCTCTCCTGAACTCTGTGTTCCTTGCCGTCCCACGATTCGTCAACTTCGTCAAATCTCACTTCAGTTCCAACCCAAGAACTTCATTGAGTACAACCAGAGTATAA